In Falco biarmicus isolate bFalBia1 chromosome 6, bFalBia1.pri, whole genome shotgun sequence, the following are encoded in one genomic region:
- the CMPK2 gene encoding UMP-CMP kinase 2, mitochondrial yields the protein MLRRCAPLPPVPQPLRRILPSAAPAVRQRLRECAARIPEAGALLDLLEKCPERQQKGGFPVVVFEGLDATGKTTVTQSVKDTLNGILLRSPPDCISQWRTVFDDEPESIKRAFYAAGNYILASEIAKASTQAPVIIDRYWHSTAAYTIATEITGEVQGLPPAHDEVYQWPEDLLKPDLVLLLTVDPEERVRRLQRRGLKKTKEEAELETNSLFRQRVEESYRRMVNPACQEVDASASKEEVLKTVLQLISKHCAL from the exons ATGCTGCGGCGCTGCGCCCCGCTCCCGCCTGTCCCGCAGCCCCTGCGCCGCATCCTGCCGTCCGCCGCCCCCGCCGTCCGGCAGCGCCTGCGGGAG TGCGCGGCGCGGATCCCGGAGGCTGGAGCGCTGCTCGACCTGCTGGAGAAATGCCCGGAGCGCCAGCAGAAGGGAGGTTTTCCCGTCGTAGTCTTTGAGGGGCTGGATGCCACAG GCAAAACCACCGTAACCCAGTCAGTTAAGGACACCCTGAATGGCATCCTGCTAAGGTCCCCACCAGATTGCATCAGCCAGTGGAGGACAGTGTTTGATGATGAGCCAGAGTCCATTAAAAGAGCATTTTATGCTGCGGGCAACTACATTCTTGCTTCAGAAATAGCAAAAGCATCCACTCAAGCACCTGTGATCATAGACAG AtactggcacagcacagctgcctaCACAATTGCCACTGAAATAACTGGGGAAGTCCAGGGTCTTCCACCAGCTCATGATGAGGTATACCAGTGGCCTGAAGATCTGCTTAAACCTGATCTTGTTCTTCTCCTGACTGTTGATCCTGAAGAGCGAGTCCGGAGACTTCAGCGTCGGGggctgaagaaaacaaaggaggaaGCTGAGCTGGAAACTAACAGTTTGTTTCGCCAAAG agtTGAAGAGTCCTACAGAAGGATGGTGAATCCTGCATGCCAAGAGGTTGATGCCAGTGCCTCCAAGGAAGAGGTTCTCAAGACAGTACTACAACTAATTAGTAAACACTGTGCTTTGTGA
- the RSAD2 gene encoding S-adenosylmethionine-dependent nucleotide dehydratase RSAD2: protein MHLSVLVRLPLAVARTVLAALRGRLGALCWSLAPLSLPLPLPGWRRVSAPSPTAPLGSRREREPEWDDASPTPTSVNYHFTRQCNYKCGFCFHTAKTSFVLPLEEAKRGLAMLKEAGMEKINFSGGEPFLQDRGEFVGELVQFCKQDLKLPSVSIVSNGSLIRERWFKKYGEYLDILAISCDSFDEDVNVLIGRGQGKKNHVENLHKLRQWCREYAVAFKINSVINRFNVEEDMNEQIKALNPVRWKVFQCLIIEGENSGDDALRQAEKFVISDEDFERFLDRHKDVSCLVPESNQKMRDSYLILDEYMRFLNCRNGRKEPSKSILDIGVEAAIKFSGFDEKMFLKRGGKYVWSKADMKLDW, encoded by the exons atGCATCTGAGCGTACTGGTCCGTCTGCCACTGGCGGTGGCGCGGACGGTGCTGGCGGCGCTGCGCGGGCGGCTGGGCGCGCTGTGCTGGAGCCTGGcgcccctctccctgcccctgcccctgcccggctggCGGAGGGTCtcggcccccagccccaccgcccCGCTGGGCTCCCGGCGGGAGCGGGAGCCGGAGTGGGACGACGCGTCCCCGACGCCCACCAGCGTCAACTACCACTTCACCCGGCAGTGCAACTACAAGTGCGGCTTCTGCTTCCACACGGCCAAGACCTCCTTCGTGCTGCCCCTGGAGGAGGCCAAGCGGGGGCTGGCGATGCTCAAGGAGGCGG gaatggagaaaataaatttctcgGGAGGAGAACCGTTTCTTCAGGACCGAGGCGAATTTGTAGGCGAACTGGTCCAGTTTTGCAAGCAGGACTTGAAGCTGCCGAGTGTCAGCATCGTTAGCAATGGCAGCCTGATTAGAGAACGGTGGTTCAAGAAGTACG GTGAATATTTAGACATTTTAGCAATTTCATGTGATAGTTTTGATGAGGATGTCAATGTGTTAATCGGCCGTGgtcaaggaaaaaagaaccaTGTGGAAAACCTGCATAAACTGAGACAGTGGTGCCGAGAGTATGCtgttgctttcaaaataaattcagtgaTCAACAGATTTAATGTTGAGGAAGATATGAATGAGCAGATCAAGGCACTCAACCCTGTGCGCTGGAAG GtattccagtgcttgataaTTGAGGGGGAGAACAGTGGTGATGATGCCCTGAGACAAGCAGAGAAATTTGTTATCAGCGATGAAGACTTTGAACGATTCCTAGATCGCCACAAAGATGTCTCCTGTTTGGTACCTGAATCTAATCAGAAG ATGAGGGATTCATACCTCATTCTGGATGAATAT ATGCGTTTTCTGAACTGTAGAAATGGACGGAAAGAGCCTTCCAAGTCTATCCTAGATATTGGCGTAGAAGCAGCTATAAAATTCAGTGGATTTGATGAGAAGATGTTCctaaaaagaggaggaaagtaTGTGTGGAGTAAAGCAGACATGAAACTGGACTGGTAA